The region CAACATACTTGCCCGCGACCTGATGCACCCGCCGGAAGCCGTGGCGGAGATCGACGAGTCGGCCTCGGATGTGCTGGATAAGTTTGACACCTACAAGCTGTGGACGCTGCCGGTGGTGCGGCACGGCAAGTTCAAGGGCTTTATCTCCAAGAGCCGCCTGCTAACGCAGTATCGGAAGGAGCTGACCAAGGTAAACCGGTTTTTTTAGGGAGAGGCAGCGCATGCGTGCCTCGGCCCGCTGTAAGTATAAGGCAAGTAAAACCCTGCGGCGGCAAAGTGTGGGCAAGCTTACATTTGAACACTTTTTCATAACATTAAAACAGTATGCTCCGTTTCTACTGAAATAAACCTAAAATTTAAACCATTAGTAGACTATGGAAACATCAATGAACGACCTGAAAAACAAAGCCGACAAGGCGAACCCGCAAAAACAAGAAGGGCCGGTGGCTGCAGCAATAGAAGAATATACCGCCCGCATCCCCTCCGATATGTACCTGTGGGCCGCGCTGGGTTCTATGGCTATATCAGCCACACTTAAAGTGATGAAGAAAGACGAAGAAGCTTTATTCGTAGGCCAGTGGGCCCCGTCTTTCCTGCTGCTGGGCGTATACAACAAGCTCGTAAAGCAACTTGGCAAGGACAAGTACACCAGTTAATGACTTGCCTTCATAAGCAGAAAGAGGAAGCCAGGTGCTTCCTCTTCTTGTTTGGAGCAATGCCTGTCGGCGCTGGGTTTATACTTCATCCGGCCCGGCCCCAAGAGCATGTTTCCCGCTCATACTTCCCCGCAGGCTGTCGGTCTCTGCCGCCGTAACGTTTACCGGTAGCGCGGCGCCGGCAGGACTTGGGATATCGCCTCATCACGACATTAGGACATACAATTCTCCAGAATACCGTAACAGAGAGGACTATGTTTGGCATCAACGACATTCCGAAGTTCTTCCTGGCTTTCTTTCTTGTGCTTCCGGTAATTTCCTTTCTCCACGAGGCAGGCCATGTGTTTTTTGCCTGGCTGATGGGCGGCAAGAATATAAAAGTAACCGTGGGGTCCGGAGACGTTCTGTTTCGGGTGGGGATACTGGAGGTGAGGAAGTATTATTTTTGGTACGGGCTCTGCTCTTATGATAACCTAAAGCGCAACCAGCGATTCTCCAACATCCTCATCTTTTCGGGGGGAGTGCTGTTCAACGCCCTATCGGCGGTGGCTATCGTATTTATGGTGGAGGAGGATATGCTGGAACCCGGGATGCTCACCTACCAGTTTACGTACTTTTCGATGTACTACATCTTCTTTGCGCTGCTGCCCATGCCTTACCCGGACGGCAGCTACAGCGACGGCAAGTACATTCTTGACCTGATCCGCAACCGGCCCACAGCCGAGAGTATTTACCGCATCCAGTGGGATGAGAAGAAGGAACAGTGGCAAGTGCTGGATCATAACAGAACCGTGGTGGAGGCTTTTAAGGAGGAGGAGCAGGCACTTGCCCGAGCGCATCAATTAGCGCAAAATAATCGCCCGAGCCGATTGCTCCATACGAAGAATGGCGAAGAGGTGGAGGTTTTTAATTATCCCAA is a window of Pontibacter kalidii DNA encoding:
- a CDS encoding site-2 protease family protein, with amino-acid sequence MFGINDIPKFFLAFFLVLPVISFLHEAGHVFFAWLMGGKNIKVTVGSGDVLFRVGILEVRKYYFWYGLCSYDNLKRNQRFSNILIFSGGVLFNALSAVAIVFMVEEDMLEPGMLTYQFTYFSMYYIFFALLPMPYPDGSYSDGKYILDLIRNRPTAESIYRIQWDEKKEQWQVLDHNRTVVEAFKEEEQALARAHQLAQNNRPSRLLHTKNGEEVEVFNYPKVPL